One Dictyostelium discoideum AX4 chromosome 3 chromosome, whole genome shotgun sequence genomic region harbors:
- a CDS encoding hypothetical protein (PP2A B'' subunit PR48), translating into MYNSFQERQPNTDNIISAKLKLNEFFLTYLSQSETTQYIHDLLNGISQSSGQSSKSTPSSPSTSPYKQPYPFLNSNNNNNNNNNNNNNNNNNNNNNSASITIPIQFSLGESTNDNSNENNSSLKSDIKMDEDECNNNDNTINNNENNNNNNNNNNNNNNNNNNNNNNNNNIYTKDESHESSSSEVVTSQIATSTSSPQKEIKEQNDKEKEKGKEIENEDENENENKNENKNENKNENEKEKEKEEKELGLKKEKEEKEKQEKEEEKQETTTTTTTSTTISSDDKTVNNISPNKNNNNNSKKLKSEDGCVIIQCDDNNNIETTSSSSSTNNIELPKIPQFYFPKSRAINDKLETSIFTIKNRFQTFKSIDMNQQSCTNIPAKYISSFDEFEVLIKDLHSFPRILNRLLFIYTLKQLKLIDAIYIPQDAFIEFWKTYIYGKDAEDLLFNILKKSEDSNFLFYEDFFLFSKTLIDFHPGLEFLSNTPEFQDRYQETIIIRIFYGTCRNRGRITAKDLKTNNFIRSLSLLDAEPDINKHLEYFSYEHFYVIYCKFWELDMDHDLFIDSNDLAKYGSCSLTPLIIERIIANSIFTKPLFGIRNKISYQDFVWFILSEEDKTSETSIEFWFSCCDLDCDGFLSLYEMDTFYKEQKQRLDYLNLDPPVFKDLLCQILDMIKPEAIEKITLLDLKSSKMAGYLFNVLFNINKFLQQESKESITCNQPMSDWNRFALQEYERALAEESLSYQDDEDDQNDDQDDDDQDDDDQDGHHHNQYHHQDNRMLIG; encoded by the exons atgtaCAATTCATTTCAAGAAAGGCAACCAAATACTGACAATATAATCAGTgcaaaattgaaattgaatgaattctttttaaCTTATTTATCCCAGAGTGAAACTACACAATATATTCATGATTTACTCAATGGTATAAGTCAATCATCTGGTCAAAGTTCAAAGTCAACTCCTTCTTCACCTTCAACTTCACCATATAAACAACCTTATCCTTtcttaaatagtaataataacaataataataataataataataataataataataataataataacaataataatagtgcaTCAATAACAATACCAATCCAATTTTCATTGGGTGAATCAACcaatgataattcaaatgaaaataatagcTCATTGAAATCTGATATAAAAATGGATGAAGACgaatgtaataataatgataatactattaataataatgaaaataataataataataataataataataataataataataataataataataataataataataataataataatatctatACAAAAGATGAATCAcatgaatcatcatcatcagaggTTGTAACTTCACAAATAGCAACCTCAACATCTTCACctcaaaaagaaataaaagaacaaaatgataaagagaaagaaaaaggcaaagagattgaaaatgaagatgaaaatgaaaatgaaaataaaaatgaaaataaaaatgaaaataaaaatgaaaatgagaaagagaaagaaaaagaggaAAAAGAGTTgggattaaaaaaagaaaaagaggaaaaagaaaaacaagagAAGGAGGAGGAAAAACAAGagactactaccaccaccaccacttcAACCACTATATCATCAGATGATAAAACTGTAAATAACAtatcaccaaataaaaacaacaataataatagtaaaaaattaaaaagcgAAGATGGATGTGTTATCATTCAGTGTgatgataacaataatattgaaacaacatcatcatcatcatcaacaaacaATATAGAATTACCAAAGATACCACAATTTTATTTCCCAAAAAGTAGAgcaataaatgataaattagaAACTAGtatatttacaattaaaaatagatttcaaacttttaaatcaattgatatgaATCAACAATCATGTACTAATATCCCCGCAAAATATATCTCCTcatttgatgaatttgaagttttaattaaagatttacaTTCTTTCCCaagaattttaaatagacttttattcatttacactttaaaacaattaaaattaattgatgcaATTTATATACCTCAAGATGCATTCATAGA gTTTTGGAAAACATATATTTATGGTAAAGATGCAGAAGATTtactatttaatattttaaagaaatctgAAGAttcaaactttttattttatgaagattttttcttattttcaaaaa caTTGATCGATTTTCATCCAGGTTTagaatttttatcaaatacaCCAGAGTTTCAAGATAGATATCaagaaacaattattattagaatattTTATGGAACTTGTAGAAATAGAGGTAGAATTACCGCAAAGGATCTAAAAACAAATAACTTTATTAGATCATTAAGTTTATTAGATGCTGAACCTGATATAAATAAG caTTTAGAATATTTTTCATATGAACATTTTTATGTTATTTATTGTAAATTTTGGGAATTGGATATGGATCATGATCTCTTCATTGATAGTAATGATTTAGCAAAATATGGAAGTTGTAGTTTAACTCCATTAATCATTGAAAGAATTATTgcaaattcaatatttacCAAACCTTTATTTGGtattagaaataaaatttcttaTCAAGATTTTGTTT GGTTTATATTATCAGAAGAAGATAAAACAAGTGAAACTAGTATTGAATTTTGGTTTAGTTGTTGTGATTTAGATTGTGATGGATTTTTAAGTTTATATGAAATGGATACATTTTATAAGGAACAAAAGCAGAGATtagattatttgaatttagaTCCCCCAGTATTTAAGGATCTTTTATGTCAAATCTTGGATATGATTAAACCAGAGGCAATTGAAAAGATTACATTGTTGGATTTAAAGAGTTCAAAAATGGCTGGTTATTTATTCaatgtattatttaatatcaataaattcTTACAACAAGAATCAAAAGAATCAATCACTTGTAATCAACCAATGAGCGATTGGAATAGATTTGCTTTACAAGAATATGAAAGAGCTTTGGCCGAAGAATCACTCTCTTATCAAGACGATGAAGACGATCAAAATGATGACCAAGATGATGACGACCAAGATGATGACGATCAAGATGGTCATCACCataatcaatatcatcatcaagaTAATAGAATGTTAAtaggttaa